In the Bacteroidia bacterium genome, ACCAATGTTTTTAAGCACAGATAAATTTTTTTCTAATACATCAAAAGGATTGATGAATACAGAAATGCGAGTTTGTGGAGATTGTCGTTTTATATGCTCTACGGCTTGGGCTAATAGTTTAAGGTTTGTATCATCAATTTGCCAGCCTGCGTTGGAAGTAAGCACATTGGGCGGATCAGGAACAAGTGTAGCTTGGGCAGGTTTGACTTCTTCAATGATATCTAAATAACGTTGGTCGGGATAGCCTTCAATGTTGAATTCTACGGTAATTATTTTAGCTATCATTGAAACATCTTTGCGGGTAATATGTCTTTCGTCGGGGCGAGGATGCACTGTAATGCCCTCTGCGCCATTGTTTTGAAGGTACTCCACACATTTGATAACATCAGGGACGTTACCTCCTCTTGCATTACGCAGTGTGGCAACTTTATTAACATTCACGCTTAATACAGGTGGCATATACAAAAATATACGTTTTTTAC is a window encoding:
- a CDS encoding pyridoxine 5'-phosphate synthase; the encoded protein is MPPVLSVNVNKVATLRNARGGNVPDVIKCVEYLQNNGAEGITVHPRPDERHITRKDVSMIAKIITVEFNIEGYPDQRYLDIIEEVKPAQATLVPDPPNVLTSNAGWQIDDTNLKLLAQAVEHIKRQSPQTRISVFINPFDVLEKNLSVLKNIGVDRIELFTGPYAHTFSSKSSAEIDNVLNIYKTVALHAVEVGLKINAGHDLDLHNLPKLVSTIPFISEVSIGQAFISDSLWYGFRETLLRYKLALRP